Proteins encoded within one genomic window of Leptolyngbya sp. SIO1E4:
- a CDS encoding LysR family transcriptional regulator, translated as MELRHLHYFIAVAEELHFSRAAERLRISQPPLSQQIRSLEDELGVKLFERTKRQVHLTEAGKVFLERSYLVLAQLEQAIEVAQRIGRGEVGRLEIGFVGSATYTVLPDILSVFREQFPAVELRLHELTTAQQIRALHHKQIDIGIVRSAIIEPGLSVECVLQESLILALPETHRLSAQAKVSLSTLKDELFILFPVKMGPVFYEQIINICQQAGFRPKVAQEAVQMQTIIGLVAAGLGIAFVPASLQNFRRNGVIYKPLQEQTPKTGLYLAWRQHDSSPTIRAFLSVARKTTPGESNRDST; from the coding sequence ATGGAATTACGCCACCTGCATTACTTCATCGCCGTGGCTGAGGAGCTGCATTTTAGTCGAGCTGCGGAGCGGTTACGCATTTCTCAACCCCCACTCAGTCAGCAGATTCGTAGTTTGGAAGATGAACTAGGCGTCAAGCTGTTTGAACGAACGAAACGGCAAGTGCATCTGACTGAAGCAGGCAAAGTGTTTTTAGAGCGTTCCTACCTGGTGTTAGCGCAACTCGAACAGGCAATCGAAGTGGCACAACGGATAGGGCGAGGTGAGGTTGGAAGGTTGGAGATCGGGTTTGTCGGATCGGCAACCTATACTGTGCTGCCTGATATTTTAAGTGTCTTTCGAGAACAGTTTCCTGCTGTAGAACTACGGTTGCATGAACTGACGACTGCTCAACAAATTCGAGCTTTGCATCACAAACAAATTGATATCGGTATTGTTCGTTCTGCCATCATCGAGCCAGGTTTGAGTGTGGAATGTGTTTTGCAAGAATCATTGATATTGGCGTTGCCAGAAACCCATCGGCTCTCTGCCCAGGCTAAAGTGTCTCTCTCCACTTTGAAAGATGAATTATTTATTCTATTCCCTGTAAAAATGGGGCCTGTCTTTTACGAGCAGATTATTAATATCTGTCAACAAGCTGGATTTCGCCCAAAAGTCGCTCAGGAAGCGGTTCAGATGCAAACTATCATCGGCTTGGTTGCAGCAGGACTGGGCATTGCTTTCGTTCCCGCCTCCTTGCAAAACTTCCGTAGAAACGGAGTTATTTACAAACCCTTACAAGAGCAGACACCCAAGACTGGTCTCTATCTTGCTTGGCGGCAGCATGATTCATCTCCAACAATAAGAGCATTTCTCAGCGTGGCACGGAAGACAACACCAGGAGAATCAAATCGGGATAGTACGTGA
- a CDS encoding SDR family NAD(P)-dependent oxidoreductase: protein MIRLDDQVAIITGSGRGLGAAYAHLLAERGARVVVHDAGVNKDGTGFDPNVAANAAKKIQAAGWITFPSNIILDSRDNCQRLVETALEKFGRLDILIHNAGWVAYQSVEELVPDFLHRAISINLEVPTWLAQAAFPIMKRQNYGRIVLTTSDRAIYQQYALSGLAPYAMGKMAQIGLMNVLAVEGKEYGILVNAISPVAKTRMWNIQDKPEDLRPDQVAPGVLYLASPECRKSGFILRASNGQFTATRWIERDNVDYPLNLAAVESSTAEDLATRWQEIVVNAAF, encoded by the coding sequence GTGATTCGACTCGACGATCAGGTAGCCATTATTACTGGAAGCGGGCGAGGTTTGGGAGCAGCCTATGCCCACCTGCTTGCAGAAAGAGGAGCGCGAGTCGTCGTCCATGACGCAGGTGTTAACAAAGATGGCACTGGATTTGATCCGAACGTCGCGGCCAATGCCGCAAAGAAGATTCAAGCAGCAGGTTGGATTACGTTCCCAAGCAACATCATCCTCGATAGTAGAGATAACTGCCAAAGACTAGTGGAAACTGCACTAGAAAAGTTTGGTCGCCTGGACATATTGATCCACAATGCGGGATGGGTTGCCTATCAGTCAGTGGAAGAACTGGTGCCTGATTTTCTACACCGGGCCATCAGCATTAATTTGGAGGTGCCAACATGGCTGGCTCAAGCTGCCTTTCCAATTATGAAGCGACAAAACTACGGACGAATTGTGCTTACGACGTCAGATAGAGCCATTTATCAGCAATACGCGCTCAGTGGTCTTGCTCCTTACGCGATGGGGAAGATGGCACAGATAGGTCTGATGAATGTACTCGCGGTTGAAGGCAAAGAGTATGGAATTCTCGTTAATGCGATTTCGCCGGTAGCCAAAACGCGAATGTGGAATATACAAGATAAACCAGAGGACTTGCGCCCCGATCAAGTAGCCCCCGGAGTGTTATATCTCGCTTCTCCGGAATGCAGAAAGTCTGGATTTATCTTAAGAGCAAGCAATGGTCAATTCACGGCCACGCGCTGGATCGAACGGGACAACGTAGACTATCCATTAAACCTTGCCGCTGTTGAAAGTTCTACTGCTGAGGATTTGGCTACTCGTTGGCAGGAGATTGTTGTGAATGCTGCGTTTTAA